The following proteins are encoded in a genomic region of Natrinema sp. DC36:
- a CDS encoding PQQ-binding-like beta-propeller repeat protein, which produces MTDWNQYKGDPHNSGLRRDLEGPSRPTEAWTIDLAGSPGSPVLDRDTVYVGTTGGNCYALERATGRRRWVFETAVATDATPVVTRDRLFVGTADGTVSALDPATGEEEWRSELPGPLETALALSDGRLYAGHEAGMTALEAETGTELWTHETESAAVGCPAVADGRDVDQRRSSRNPLSEPDDPSLLEDERMREPEQRWTDERVFAGTADGTTLALAAETGDEVWTAPTGGAVAAGPTVAESRVYVADDTGTMLALDAATGQSWFTYEIRDGFTTSPTVLADAETTFAGAADGYVHVTDTTVGRRKLRGWLFSRKGVELDGPVRSCPVVVGDVLCVGDASGSLYGIDVDDAEPRWHVALDDAVTGTPAVAPGRLYVGCDDGQLSCLEWDTDEPGF; this is translated from the coding sequence GTGACCGACTGGAACCAGTACAAGGGCGATCCGCACAACTCCGGGCTCCGGCGCGACCTCGAGGGGCCGTCCCGACCCACGGAAGCGTGGACGATCGATCTCGCCGGATCGCCGGGCTCGCCGGTGCTCGATCGCGACACCGTCTACGTCGGAACGACCGGCGGGAACTGCTACGCGCTCGAGCGGGCGACGGGTCGCCGTCGCTGGGTCTTCGAAACGGCGGTAGCGACCGACGCGACGCCGGTCGTCACCCGCGATCGACTCTTCGTGGGAACGGCCGACGGGACCGTCTCCGCGCTCGATCCCGCCACTGGCGAAGAAGAGTGGCGGTCCGAGTTACCGGGCCCGCTCGAGACCGCGCTCGCGCTCTCCGACGGCCGGCTCTACGCCGGCCACGAAGCTGGCATGACCGCACTCGAGGCCGAGACCGGGACGGAGCTGTGGACCCACGAGACGGAGTCGGCCGCGGTCGGCTGCCCGGCGGTCGCCGACGGGCGGGACGTGGACCAGCGTCGATCGTCGCGGAATCCGCTCTCGGAGCCGGACGATCCGTCCCTGCTCGAGGACGAACGGATGCGAGAGCCGGAGCAGCGGTGGACGGACGAGCGGGTGTTCGCCGGGACTGCGGACGGCACGACGCTCGCGCTCGCGGCCGAAACGGGCGACGAAGTCTGGACGGCGCCGACCGGCGGGGCGGTCGCGGCCGGACCGACGGTCGCCGAGAGTCGGGTGTACGTCGCCGACGACACCGGGACGATGCTCGCGCTGGACGCCGCCACCGGGCAGTCGTGGTTCACGTACGAGATCCGAGACGGGTTCACCACCTCTCCGACCGTGCTCGCGGACGCGGAGACGACGTTCGCCGGGGCCGCGGACGGCTACGTCCACGTCACCGACACGACCGTCGGCCGTCGCAAACTGCGCGGCTGGCTGTTCTCGCGGAAGGGAGTCGAACTCGACGGTCCCGTCCGTTCGTGCCCCGTCGTCGTCGGGGACGTCCTCTGCGTCGGCGACGCCAGCGGCTCCCTCTACGGAATAGACGTCGACGACGCCGAGCCCCGCTGGCACGTCGCGCTCGACGACGCCGTCACCGGCACGCCCGCGGTCGCTCCCGGACGACTCTACGTCGGCTGTGACGACGGGCAACTCTCCTGCCTCGAGTGGGACACCGACGAACCCGGGTTTTGA
- a CDS encoding IucA/IucC family protein: MTPQPTTPTATTDERRVDPTRVARDATVHSFLNCYCHETGAGEFVAAADAPVPGDRAPATGLVLSCSLPNQGIDLFAPVDYRSPTGRHLFDLPAYFRAGNGGDPVELDYTTLATLVTKELEIERGADGNRDDLLERIVRSCRNIERYVDARADDGDVLYGSEFTFREAEQSLVFGHLRHPTPKSRRGMERDAERYAPELEGSFRLHYVRADPDIVESESARADAAAEWVREALRDDPTVDESILEGRLANGDDDDVLLPVHPWQADRLLERPDVRDLISAGKLESLGPLGREFHPTTSVRTLYAPDSPFMVKGSLAVEITNSLRTNKRPELERGVAISDLLATELGDDLRERFPGFDVIRDPAYLTIDPDALGVEGDESGFEVVLRENPFRGEDARRTTPVVALCQDAIGDGTSRLGRIVGSIAEREGRDPAAVSEEWFRRYLGISVRPLLWLYLERGIGLEAHQQNSVLALDEAGYPDEFRYRDNQGYYFPENASDRLEAVYPGIGERANSICPDAVADERIRYYVVLNNALGVINAFGTAGLVDEERLLAVLRTEIESLREFDRPGTSILDPLLESATVPCKANLLTRFRGLDELEAPSLDEQSVYADVRNPLVDASDATGPTGPAQSTGAEVNR; encoded by the coding sequence ATGACTCCACAACCCACGACACCGACGGCGACGACCGACGAGCGTCGCGTCGATCCGACGCGGGTCGCACGCGACGCGACGGTGCACAGCTTCCTGAACTGCTACTGCCACGAGACCGGTGCCGGCGAGTTCGTCGCGGCCGCGGACGCGCCCGTCCCCGGCGACCGCGCTCCGGCGACCGGACTCGTGTTATCCTGCTCGCTTCCGAATCAGGGGATCGACCTGTTCGCTCCCGTGGACTACCGCTCCCCGACCGGTCGCCATCTGTTCGACCTCCCCGCCTACTTTCGGGCCGGGAACGGCGGCGACCCGGTCGAACTGGACTACACCACGCTCGCGACGCTCGTCACGAAGGAACTCGAGATCGAGCGCGGCGCGGACGGGAACCGCGACGATCTCCTCGAGCGGATCGTCCGCTCCTGCCGGAACATCGAGCGGTACGTCGACGCCCGCGCGGACGACGGAGACGTCCTGTACGGGTCGGAGTTCACCTTCCGCGAGGCCGAACAGTCGCTCGTCTTCGGCCACCTCCGACATCCGACGCCGAAGAGCCGCCGGGGGATGGAGCGCGACGCCGAGCGCTACGCGCCCGAACTCGAGGGCTCGTTTCGGCTCCACTACGTTCGTGCCGATCCCGACATCGTCGAGAGCGAGTCCGCGCGCGCGGACGCCGCCGCGGAGTGGGTTCGCGAGGCGCTACGCGACGATCCGACCGTCGACGAGTCGATCCTCGAGGGCCGACTCGCGAACGGCGACGACGATGACGTTCTCCTGCCGGTTCACCCGTGGCAGGCGGATCGGCTGCTCGAGCGCCCCGACGTACGGGACCTCATCTCGGCGGGGAAACTCGAGTCGCTCGGCCCGCTGGGCCGCGAGTTCCACCCGACGACGTCCGTGCGGACGCTGTACGCGCCCGACTCGCCGTTCATGGTCAAGGGATCGCTCGCCGTCGAGATCACCAACTCGCTGCGGACGAACAAGCGGCCGGAACTCGAGCGCGGAGTCGCGATTTCGGACCTGTTGGCGACCGAACTCGGCGACGACCTGCGAGAACGGTTCCCCGGGTTCGACGTGATTCGGGATCCGGCCTACCTGACGATCGATCCGGACGCGCTGGGCGTCGAGGGCGACGAATCCGGCTTCGAGGTCGTCCTCCGGGAGAACCCGTTTCGGGGCGAGGACGCCCGGCGGACGACGCCCGTCGTGGCCCTCTGTCAGGACGCGATCGGCGACGGGACCTCCCGTCTGGGCCGCATCGTCGGCTCGATCGCCGAGCGCGAGGGCCGCGACCCCGCCGCCGTCAGCGAGGAGTGGTTCCGCCGCTATCTCGGGATCTCGGTCCGGCCGCTCCTGTGGCTCTACCTCGAGCGCGGGATCGGGCTCGAGGCCCACCAGCAAAACAGCGTGCTCGCGCTGGACGAGGCGGGCTACCCCGACGAGTTCCGCTACCGGGACAACCAGGGCTACTACTTCCCCGAGAACGCGTCCGACCGGCTCGAGGCCGTGTATCCGGGCATCGGCGAGCGGGCGAACTCGATCTGTCCGGACGCGGTCGCCGACGAGCGAATCCGCTACTACGTCGTGCTCAACAACGCCCTCGGCGTGATCAACGCCTTCGGAACGGCGGGGCTGGTCGACGAGGAGCGACTGCTCGCTGTCCTTCGTACGGAAATCGAGTCGCTCCGGGAGTTCGACCGGCCCGGCACGTCGATTCTGGACCCGCTCCTCGAGTCGGCGACCGTCCCCTGCAAGGCGAACCTGCTGACCCGCTTCCGCGGGCTGGACGAACTCGAGGCCCCCTCGCTCGACGAGCAGTCGGTCTACGCCGACGTGCGGAATCCGCTCGTCGACGCATCGGATGCGACCGGGCCCACCGGTCCGGCGCAGTCGACCGGAGCGGAGGTGAACCGATGA
- a CDS encoding aspartate aminotransferase family protein, whose protein sequence is MTGNELAGQYRSETDGPTPPDASSAFLGDPDGNAAYADAIDRARECLLESFATADGPYAGTDHETLRERTDDLAVFPDEGESLEAVLETVADEVLADSVRVHDPGCVAHLHCPPAIPALAAELLVSGTNQSMDSFDQAPAASVLEERVVDACCDLFDYPTGADGVFTGGGTESNFLGLLLARDRYCERRFDRDVQTEGLGPEAASDLRLLCSDAAHFTAGQAAHHLGLGEDAVVTVRSDGNHRIDLEALDSTLERLGAEGRHPFAIVGTAGTTDFGSIDPLEALADRAAERDLWFHVDAAYGGACAISDRLRPKLAGIDRADSIAVDFHKLFYQPISCGAFLLRDGDRYRHLERNAAYLNPERDDAAGVPNLVSKSTRTTRRFDALKPFVTFNALGRTGVADCVEYVCELADAVAAEIRAEPALELCCEPELSAVVFRYRPDRLERSNRPTERASSDASTGVDRINRAIRDELLADGEVVLARTEVDGTAALKVTLLNPRTTLSDLREALEAVIDRGEALEHELGDSA, encoded by the coding sequence ATGACGGGCAACGAACTGGCCGGCCAGTACCGTTCGGAAACCGACGGGCCGACGCCACCGGACGCCTCGAGCGCCTTCCTCGGCGATCCGGACGGAAACGCCGCCTACGCGGACGCGATCGATCGGGCGCGCGAGTGTCTCCTCGAGTCGTTCGCGACGGCCGACGGTCCCTATGCGGGAACCGATCACGAGACGCTCCGCGAGCGGACGGACGATCTGGCCGTCTTCCCCGACGAGGGCGAGTCGCTCGAGGCGGTCCTCGAGACGGTCGCCGACGAGGTGCTCGCCGATTCGGTTCGCGTCCACGATCCGGGCTGCGTCGCCCACCTCCACTGTCCGCCGGCGATCCCGGCGCTGGCCGCGGAGCTGCTGGTGTCGGGGACGAACCAGTCTATGGACTCGTTCGACCAGGCCCCCGCGGCGTCCGTCCTCGAGGAGCGCGTCGTCGACGCCTGCTGTGACCTGTTCGACTATCCGACCGGCGCGGACGGCGTCTTCACGGGCGGCGGCACGGAGTCGAACTTCCTCGGTCTCCTGCTGGCCCGCGATCGGTACTGCGAGCGGCGGTTCGACCGCGACGTGCAGACGGAGGGGCTCGGACCCGAAGCGGCGTCCGATCTCCGCCTGCTCTGTTCGGACGCCGCCCACTTCACCGCCGGACAGGCCGCCCACCACCTCGGTCTCGGCGAGGATGCGGTCGTCACGGTCCGGAGCGACGGGAACCATCGGATCGATCTCGAGGCGCTGGATTCGACCCTCGAGCGCCTCGGGGCCGAGGGCCGCCACCCGTTCGCGATCGTCGGCACCGCCGGCACGACGGACTTCGGGAGCATCGACCCGCTCGAGGCGCTGGCGGATCGCGCCGCCGAGCGCGACCTGTGGTTCCACGTCGACGCCGCCTACGGCGGGGCGTGTGCGATCAGCGACCGCCTCCGCCCGAAGCTCGCGGGGATCGATCGCGCCGACTCGATCGCCGTCGACTTCCACAAGCTGTTCTACCAGCCGATCAGCTGCGGGGCCTTCCTGTTGCGCGACGGCGACCGCTATCGGCACCTCGAGCGTAACGCGGCCTATCTGAACCCCGAACGGGACGACGCGGCGGGGGTTCCGAATCTCGTCTCGAAGTCGACGCGAACGACCCGCCGGTTCGACGCGCTGAAGCCGTTCGTGACGTTCAACGCGCTGGGCCGGACCGGCGTGGCCGACTGCGTCGAGTACGTCTGCGAGCTGGCCGACGCGGTCGCCGCCGAGATCCGAGCCGAACCGGCGCTGGAACTGTGCTGCGAGCCCGAACTGAGCGCGGTCGTCTTCCGGTACCGGCCGGATCGCCTCGAGCGATCGAACCGACCGACCGAGCGGGCCAGTTCCGACGCGTCGACCGGCGTCGATCGCATCAATCGCGCGATCCGCGACGAGTTACTGGCCGACGGCGAGGTCGTCCTCGCTCGGACGGAAGTCGACGGCACTGCCGCGCTGAAGGTTACCCTTCTGAATCCCCGAACGACGCTTTCGGACCTCCGAGAGGCCCTCGAGGCGGTTATCGACCGCGGCGAGGCCCTCGAACACGAACTTGGTGATTCCGCATGA
- a CDS encoding lysine N(6)-hydroxylase/L-ornithine N(5)-oxygenase family protein gives MTEGESSTVDSTSADADTIVDGGAESDPVTDRGHYDVLGVGLGPFNLGLAALLDGADPDLALDAVFLEREPEFAWHEGMLIEGVTLEVPFLADLVTMADPTNPYSFLNYVRERDRIYEFYFYETFQLPRREYDEYLRWVAETVPTTRFGREVTSVEYEAADAGSGRDGAGGTADAGTFVVEAIDPETGQRYRYRADDLVMGVGSRPALPEFARDRADGDEPLFHTADYLERRDDALAADAITVVGSGQSAAEVVLDLLERQSVRDYRLDWLTRSDGFFPMEYSKLGLQHFTPEYARYFYDLPQSRKDDLLADQDLLYKGIDPETSERIYDTLYERSIGDREPDFGMLATTEVADIERLDGSYWLECEQRQQETAFALETDAVIFGTGYQRPTPTFLEPIADRIAFDDRGRFRVSEDYRIEGAFGSPDDDGGRVFVQNAEVHTHGVGAPDLGLGCYRNAVIIDRLVGREVYPIDRDTVFQRFDVESFADHAPVRTGTAQSPPLTTE, from the coding sequence ATGACTGAAGGCGAGTCCAGTACCGTCGACAGCACCAGCGCCGACGCGGACACCATCGTCGACGGCGGTGCCGAATCCGATCCCGTCACCGATCGCGGTCACTACGACGTGCTCGGCGTCGGCCTCGGCCCGTTCAACCTCGGACTCGCGGCGCTGCTCGACGGGGCCGACCCCGACCTCGCGCTCGATGCCGTCTTCCTCGAGCGCGAGCCCGAGTTCGCCTGGCACGAGGGGATGCTGATCGAAGGCGTCACGCTCGAGGTGCCGTTCCTCGCGGATCTGGTGACGATGGCCGACCCCACCAACCCTTACAGCTTCCTCAACTACGTCCGCGAGCGCGACCGCATCTACGAGTTCTACTTCTACGAGACGTTCCAGCTCCCCCGTCGCGAGTACGACGAGTACCTGCGCTGGGTCGCCGAGACGGTGCCGACGACGCGGTTCGGGCGCGAGGTGACGAGCGTCGAGTACGAGGCTGCGGACGCAGGCAGCGGACGTGACGGTGCCGGCGGAACGGCGGACGCCGGAACGTTCGTCGTCGAGGCCATCGACCCCGAGACGGGGCAGCGCTACCGCTACCGCGCCGACGACCTCGTCATGGGCGTCGGCTCCCGGCCCGCGCTGCCGGAGTTCGCCCGCGACCGCGCCGACGGAGACGAGCCGCTGTTCCACACCGCCGACTACCTCGAGCGCCGCGACGACGCCCTCGCGGCCGACGCGATCACCGTCGTCGGCTCCGGGCAGAGCGCCGCCGAGGTCGTGTTAGACCTGCTCGAGCGCCAGTCCGTCCGCGACTATCGACTCGACTGGCTCACCCGGTCGGACGGCTTCTTCCCGATGGAGTACTCGAAGCTCGGTCTCCAGCACTTCACGCCCGAGTACGCGCGGTACTTCTACGACCTGCCACAGTCGCGCAAGGACGACCTGCTGGCCGACCAGGACCTGCTCTACAAGGGGATCGACCCCGAGACCAGCGAGCGGATCTACGACACCCTCTACGAGCGTTCGATCGGCGACCGCGAGCCCGACTTCGGCATGCTCGCGACGACCGAAGTCGCCGATATCGAGCGCCTCGACGGCAGCTACTGGCTCGAGTGCGAGCAGCGCCAGCAGGAGACGGCGTTCGCGCTCGAGACGGACGCCGTGATCTTCGGGACGGGGTATCAGCGGCCGACGCCGACGTTCCTCGAGCCGATCGCCGATCGGATCGCGTTCGACGATCGGGGCCGGTTCCGCGTGAGCGAGGACTATCGGATCGAGGGAGCGTTCGGGAGTCCGGACGACGACGGCGGCCGCGTGTTCGTCCAGAACGCCGAGGTGCACACCCACGGCGTCGGCGCGCCGGATCTCGGCCTGGGCTGTTACCGGAACGCGGTGATCATCGACCGGCTCGTCGGCCGCGAGGTGTATCCCATCGATCGGGACACCGTCTTCCAGCGTTTCGACGTCGAATCGTTCGCCGACCACGCGCCTGTTCGGACCGGCACCGCGCAATCGCCGCCACTCACCACGGAGTAA
- a CDS encoding GNAT family N-acetyltransferase — MTARAPDRGPHATVVSDYDFEYYDETIDRHIGFRPVSLERDLGRLHAWLGSAHVKPYWDLDEPLPAFRETLREKLADDHQTLYVGCLDHVPMSYWERYWAAEDDLAAYYDAAPADQGIHLLLGPTEYVGEGYAAPLLRAMLAFQFSHPETDRVVGEPDTRNEAVLGLAGRCGFQFRREFEFEEEEKTASLVVCTRERFEREAWPPTADADEADARPSQVSDDD; from the coding sequence ATGACGGCCCGCGCCCCCGATCGCGGACCGCACGCAACGGTTGTCTCGGACTACGACTTCGAGTACTACGACGAGACGATCGACCGCCACATCGGCTTCCGGCCGGTCTCGCTCGAGCGCGACCTCGGCCGCCTGCACGCGTGGCTCGGTTCGGCCCACGTCAAACCCTACTGGGATCTCGACGAACCGCTGCCGGCGTTCCGCGAGACGCTTCGCGAGAAACTCGCGGACGACCATCAGACGCTGTACGTCGGCTGTCTGGATCACGTTCCGATGAGCTACTGGGAGCGCTACTGGGCCGCCGAAGACGACCTGGCGGCGTACTACGACGCCGCCCCGGCCGATCAGGGGATTCACCTCCTGCTCGGTCCGACCGAGTACGTCGGCGAGGGGTACGCGGCTCCCTTGCTCCGGGCGATGCTGGCCTTCCAGTTCAGCCACCCCGAGACCGATCGCGTCGTCGGCGAGCCCGACACCCGCAACGAAGCGGTCCTCGGACTCGCCGGACGGTGCGGCTTCCAGTTCCGCCGCGAGTTCGAGTTCGAAGAAGAAGAAAAGACGGCGAGCCTCGTCGTCTGCACGCGCGAGCGGTTCGAACGCGAGGCCTGGCCGCCGACCGCGGACGCGGACGAAGCGGACGCGCGACCGTCGCAGGTGAGCGACGATGACTGA
- the radA gene encoding DNA repair and recombination protein RadA, producing MPEADLEELPGVGPATADKLHDSGFDSYQSLAVAAPSELSNTADVGESTAADIVSAARDAADIGGFETGSTVLERRNEIGKLSWHNDEVDDLLGGGIETQSITEVYGEFGAGKSQVTHQMAVNVQLPKEVGGLHGCAIFVDSEDTFRPERIDDMVRGLPDDAINATLEDREIEGTADDEAAVDELVEDVLEKIHVAKAFNSNHQMLLAEKAKELASEHEDSEYPVRLLCIDSLTAHFRAEYVGRGELANRQQKLNKHLHDIDKVGNLYNCAVIVTNQVASNPDSFFGDPTQPIGGNILGHKSTFRIYLRKSKGDKRIVRLVDAPNLADGEAVMRVQDGGLKPE from the coding sequence ATGCCCGAAGCAGATCTCGAGGAACTTCCCGGCGTTGGACCGGCAACCGCAGACAAACTTCACGATTCGGGGTTCGACTCCTATCAGAGCCTCGCCGTCGCCGCGCCGTCGGAGCTCTCGAACACGGCAGACGTCGGCGAGTCCACCGCCGCGGACATCGTCAGTGCGGCCCGCGACGCCGCCGACATCGGCGGCTTCGAAACCGGTTCGACGGTGCTCGAGCGACGGAACGAGATCGGCAAACTGAGCTGGCACAACGACGAAGTCGACGACCTGCTCGGCGGCGGGATCGAAACCCAGTCGATCACCGAAGTCTACGGCGAGTTCGGTGCCGGCAAGTCCCAGGTCACACACCAGATGGCCGTCAACGTTCAGCTTCCGAAGGAGGTCGGCGGCCTCCACGGCTGTGCGATCTTCGTGGACAGCGAGGACACGTTCCGCCCCGAGCGGATCGACGACATGGTCCGCGGACTCCCGGACGACGCCATCAACGCCACGCTCGAGGATCGCGAAATCGAGGGGACGGCCGACGACGAGGCGGCGGTCGACGAACTCGTCGAGGACGTCCTCGAGAAGATCCACGTCGCGAAGGCGTTCAACTCCAACCACCAGATGCTGCTCGCGGAGAAGGCGAAGGAACTCGCCAGCGAACACGAGGACTCGGAGTACCCCGTGCGACTACTCTGCATCGACTCGCTGACCGCTCACTTCCGCGCGGAGTACGTCGGCCGCGGTGAGCTCGCGAACCGGCAGCAGAAGCTCAACAAGCACCTTCACGACATCGACAAGGTCGGCAACCTCTACAACTGCGCCGTCATCGTCACGAATCAGGTCGCGTCGAACCCCGACTCGTTCTTCGGCGATCCGACCCAGCCGATCGGCGGCAACATCCTCGGCCACAAGTCCACCTTCCGGATCTACCTCCGCAAGTCCAAGGGCGACAAACGGATCGTCCGACTGGTCGACGCGCCGAATCTCGCCGACGGCGAGGCCGTCATGCGCGTCCAGGACGGCGGCCTGAAGCCGGAATAG
- a CDS encoding diaminobutyrate--2-oxoglutarate transaminase produces the protein MTAGDLPAERLLAQQARRESNARTYPRSLPLAIERAQGAILEDVDGNEYVDCLAGAGTLALGHNHPAVVERMAELLERDRPLHTLDLTTPVKERFVDRLLESLPDEFAETAKVQFCSPAGTDAVEAALKLVKTATGNRSMLAFQGAYHGMTRGALELMGDTAPRESVAGVASDVHHLPYPHAYRCPFGLGGEDCWRTSAEYVERTLSDPANGIVDPAGMILEPVQGEGGAVPAPGEWLREMRRVTRERDIPLIVDEIQTGLGRTGELYAFEHADIVPDVLTLSKAVGGGLPLSVVVYDESLDVWEPGAHAGTFRGNQLAMAAGTATIEHVLEHDLADRAAAMGDRLRSRLEETAATFDAVGDVRGRGLLLGMEVVDPEGEPDSLGHAPADGDLASAVQSAAFDRGIVVETGGRHGSVVRFLPPLTISASQVDAVGEIVHESVRSVVADDRERAEAPA, from the coding sequence GTGACCGCCGGCGATTTGCCGGCCGAGCGACTCCTCGCACAGCAGGCGCGCCGCGAGTCGAACGCGCGAACCTATCCCCGCTCGTTGCCGCTCGCGATCGAACGCGCACAGGGAGCGATCCTCGAGGACGTCGACGGCAACGAGTACGTGGACTGTCTGGCGGGGGCGGGAACGCTCGCGCTCGGGCACAATCACCCGGCCGTCGTCGAGCGGATGGCGGAACTGCTCGAGCGCGATCGTCCCCTCCACACGCTGGATCTGACGACCCCGGTCAAGGAACGGTTCGTCGATCGCTTACTCGAGAGCCTCCCAGACGAGTTCGCCGAGACCGCGAAAGTCCAGTTCTGCAGTCCCGCCGGTACGGACGCCGTCGAGGCCGCGCTGAAGCTCGTCAAGACGGCCACGGGCAACCGATCGATGCTGGCGTTCCAGGGGGCCTACCACGGGATGACCCGAGGTGCCCTCGAGCTGATGGGCGACACGGCGCCGAGAGAATCGGTGGCCGGGGTCGCGTCCGACGTCCACCATCTGCCCTATCCTCACGCCTATCGCTGTCCGTTCGGACTCGGCGGCGAGGACTGCTGGCGGACGAGCGCCGAGTACGTCGAACGCACCCTCTCCGATCCCGCAAACGGGATCGTCGACCCCGCGGGGATGATCCTCGAGCCGGTACAGGGCGAGGGCGGCGCGGTGCCGGCACCCGGCGAGTGGCTCCGCGAGATGCGTCGAGTCACCCGCGAGCGCGACATTCCGCTGATCGTCGACGAGATCCAGACCGGACTCGGCCGCACCGGCGAACTGTACGCGTTCGAGCACGCCGATATCGTCCCGGACGTGCTGACGCTCTCGAAGGCCGTCGGCGGGGGGCTCCCCCTGTCGGTCGTCGTCTACGACGAGTCGCTGGACGTCTGGGAGCCCGGCGCGCACGCCGGCACGTTCCGCGGGAACCAGCTGGCGATGGCCGCCGGGACCGCGACGATCGAACACGTCCTCGAGCACGACCTCGCAGACCGCGCGGCGGCGATGGGCGATCGGCTGCGAAGCCGGCTCGAGGAGACGGCCGCGACGTTCGATGCGGTCGGCGATGTCCGCGGACGCGGCCTACTGCTCGGGATGGAAGTCGTCGATCCGGAGGGCGAACCCGACTCGCTCGGTCACGCGCCCGCGGACGGCGATCTCGCGTCGGCCGTCCAGTCGGCGGCGTTCGATCGCGGGATCGTCGTCGAGACGGGCGGCCGCCACGGCAGCGTCGTCCGGTTCCTCCCACCGCTCACGATTTCTGCGTCGCAGGTCGACGCCGTCGGCGAAATCGTTCACGAGAGCGTTCGATCGGTCGTCGCGGATGACCGGGAGCGGGCGGAGGCGCCGGCATGA